Proteins found in one Planococcus citri chromosome 2, ihPlaCitr1.1, whole genome shotgun sequence genomic segment:
- the LOC135838160 gene encoding putative ammonium transporter 1 isoform X4 yields MPIQQDGDPSMFSTYVFRNGSDGGASAMHSALSEGAAVEAAAAAADRNATEILNHLANDVKSLSNHVIFTDQNLDDFFFIINGILVLLMQVGFACLESGSIQSKNVTNIMLKNFLDSLICSMVFWICGYALAFGDGNWFLGLTWWASIGMPDAFWSQWFFQYTFASTASTILSGAVAERCSFVAYIAYSALMSGVIYPIAIHWAWTEQGWLYALGFKDFGGGMLVHGLAGSACLVASILIGPRIGRFDGGQDSEKFTTGHSSAVASCGGCDIYSALETVIVGFVTGFVYMAFRGVILFVQIDDPLDSSPIHMACGIWSVIAVPVVGNGGIFNHFSSQSQELLVQVEGVVAVFTWSLVCSIILFGTLKLFKLLRSTKEEEFLGMDITKHRQISYSINAPANNFNGKKHARAVFVRNIGYSFTDGNSNVKFYTTRICVVRYFVLMPQPQPQPQPQPAEPSSVMSTKMRRGAARRVASSPPLHQAPMANGNRQYQPRIRVGKMTLMYLDLQPAAE; encoded by the exons ATGCCAATTCAACAAGATGGTGATCCTTCGATGTTTTCaa CGTACGTGTTTCGAAATGGAAGCGACGGAGGTGCGAGTGCGATGCATTCTGCTCTAAGTGAAGGCGCCGCCGTTGAAGCAGCGGCCGCGGCGGCTGATCGCAACGCcaccgaaattttgaatcatttagcTAACGATGTGAAATCTCTCAGTAATCACGTCATCTTTACCGATCAGaacttggatgatttttttttcatcatcaatggCATTCTCGTTCTAT TGATGCAAGTTGGATTCGCCTGCCTGGAATCGGGTTCTATTCAATCGAAAAACGTCACGAATattatgctgaaaaatttcttaGATTCAT TGATCTGTTCGATGGTGTTCTGGATATGCGGATACGCGTTGGCGTTCGGTGATGGAAATTGGTTTTTGGGGCTGACTTGGTGGGCAAGTATCGGCATGCCGGATGCATTTTGGAGTCAGTGGTTCTTCCAATACACGTTCGCATCTACCGCCAGTACCATATTGTCTGGCGCGGTCGCTGAAAGATGTTCATTCGTCGCTTACATCGCTTACAGCGCTTTAATGTCTG GTGTCATTTACCCGATCGCAATTCACTGGGCATGGACCGAACAAGGATGGCTTTACGCGCTCGGTTTTAAAGATTTTGGCGGCGGAATGTTAGTTCACGGCTTAGCGGGAAGCGCGTGTTTAGTCGCCTCAATTCTAATCGGACCGAGAATAGGACGTTTCGATGGCGGCCAGGatagtgaaaaatttaccaccgGCCATTCGTCAGCG GTGGCTTCGTGCGGCGGATGCGATATATATTCGGCGTTGGAGACCGTTATCGTCGGTTTTGTTACCGGATTCGTTTATATGGCGTTTCGAGGCGTCATTTTATTCGTCCAAA TTGACGATCCGTTGGATTCCAGCCCGATCCACATGGCATGCGGAATATGGAGTGTTATAGCTGTTCCAGTGGTAGGAAATGGCGGCATCTTCAACCATTTCTCATCTCAATCGCAG GAATTATTGGTTCAAGTCGAAGGAGTAGTGGCTGTGTTTACTTGGTCGCTGGTGTGCAGCATCATTCTGTTCGGCACGCTGAAATTATTCAAGCTTTTACGCTCTACCAAGGAAGAGGAAttcttag GAATGGACATCACAAAACACAGACAAATTTCGTATTCGATAAATGCTCCAGCGAACAATTTTAATGGTAAGAAGCACGCGCGCGCCGTTTTCGTCAGAAATATAGGCTActc CTTCACAGACGGAAATTCAAATGTCAAATTCTACACGACGCGTATCTGTGTTGTGCGCTACTTCGTGTTGatgccgcagccgcagccgcagccgcagccgcagcctgCGGAACCTAGTTCAGTAATGTCCACCAAAatgcggcgcggcgcggcgcggcgagtTGCTTCTTCTCCACCTCTTCATCAAGCACCAATGGCAAATGGAAATCGGCAATATCAACCTAGAATCCGTGTTGGCAAGATGACAttaatgtacctagacctacagcCAGCAGCTGAGTAG
- the LOC135838160 gene encoding ammonium transporter 2-like isoform X2, which yields MPIQQDGDPSMFSTYVFRNGSDGGASAMHSALSEGAAVEAAAAAADRNATEILNHLANDVKSLSNHVIFTDQNLDDFFFIINGILVLLICSMVFWICGYALAFGDGNWFLGLTWWASIGMPDAFWSQWFFQYTFASTASTILSGAVAERCSFVAYIAYSALMSGVIYPIAIHWAWTEQGWLYALGFKDFGGGMLVHGLAGSACLVASILIGPRIGRFDGGQDSEKFTTGHSSALIGIGGIIILVGFCGFNAGTLNHYSLPDDGEKIARIVRNTLMCGAVSALTVLFAGKLGVFGDRFWPFSLTVNGGIAGLVASCGGCDIYSALETVIVGFVTGFVYMAFRGVILFVQIDDPLDSSPIHMACGIWSVIAVPVVGNGGIFNHFSSQSQELLVQVEGVVAVFTWSLVCSIILFGTLKLFKLLRSTKEEEFLGMDITKHRQISYSINAPANNFNGKKHARAVFVRNIGYSFTDGNSNVKFYTTRICVVRYFVLMPQPQPQPQPQPAEPSSVMSTKMRRGAARRVASSPPLHQAPMANGNRQYQPRIRVGKMTLMYLDLQPAAE from the exons ATGCCAATTCAACAAGATGGTGATCCTTCGATGTTTTCaa CGTACGTGTTTCGAAATGGAAGCGACGGAGGTGCGAGTGCGATGCATTCTGCTCTAAGTGAAGGCGCCGCCGTTGAAGCAGCGGCCGCGGCGGCTGATCGCAACGCcaccgaaattttgaatcatttagcTAACGATGTGAAATCTCTCAGTAATCACGTCATCTTTACCGATCAGaacttggatgatttttttttcatcatcaatggCATTCTCGTTCTAT TGATCTGTTCGATGGTGTTCTGGATATGCGGATACGCGTTGGCGTTCGGTGATGGAAATTGGTTTTTGGGGCTGACTTGGTGGGCAAGTATCGGCATGCCGGATGCATTTTGGAGTCAGTGGTTCTTCCAATACACGTTCGCATCTACCGCCAGTACCATATTGTCTGGCGCGGTCGCTGAAAGATGTTCATTCGTCGCTTACATCGCTTACAGCGCTTTAATGTCTG GTGTCATTTACCCGATCGCAATTCACTGGGCATGGACCGAACAAGGATGGCTTTACGCGCTCGGTTTTAAAGATTTTGGCGGCGGAATGTTAGTTCACGGCTTAGCGGGAAGCGCGTGTTTAGTCGCCTCAATTCTAATCGGACCGAGAATAGGACGTTTCGATGGCGGCCAGGatagtgaaaaatttaccaccgGCCATTCGTCAGCG TTGATAGGAATTGGAGGAATAATAATACTGGTTGGATTTTGCGGATTCAATGCCGGAACGTTGAATCACTATTCTTTGCCGGATGACGGTGAAAAGATAGCGCGTATCGTTCGTAATACGCTCATGTGTGGCGCTGTTTCCGCTTTGACCGTGTTATTTGCTGGCAAATTGGGCGTCTTCGGAGATagattttggccattttcactGACCGTCAATGGCGGCATCGCCGGCCTC GTGGCTTCGTGCGGCGGATGCGATATATATTCGGCGTTGGAGACCGTTATCGTCGGTTTTGTTACCGGATTCGTTTATATGGCGTTTCGAGGCGTCATTTTATTCGTCCAAA TTGACGATCCGTTGGATTCCAGCCCGATCCACATGGCATGCGGAATATGGAGTGTTATAGCTGTTCCAGTGGTAGGAAATGGCGGCATCTTCAACCATTTCTCATCTCAATCGCAG GAATTATTGGTTCAAGTCGAAGGAGTAGTGGCTGTGTTTACTTGGTCGCTGGTGTGCAGCATCATTCTGTTCGGCACGCTGAAATTATTCAAGCTTTTACGCTCTACCAAGGAAGAGGAAttcttag GAATGGACATCACAAAACACAGACAAATTTCGTATTCGATAAATGCTCCAGCGAACAATTTTAATGGTAAGAAGCACGCGCGCGCCGTTTTCGTCAGAAATATAGGCTActc CTTCACAGACGGAAATTCAAATGTCAAATTCTACACGACGCGTATCTGTGTTGTGCGCTACTTCGTGTTGatgccgcagccgcagccgcagccgcagccgcagcctgCGGAACCTAGTTCAGTAATGTCCACCAAAatgcggcgcggcgcggcgcggcgagtTGCTTCTTCTCCACCTCTTCATCAAGCACCAATGGCAAATGGAAATCGGCAATATCAACCTAGAATCCGTGTTGGCAAGATGACAttaatgtacctagacctacagcCAGCAGCTGAGTAG
- the LOC135838160 gene encoding putative ammonium transporter 1 isoform X3 has translation MPIQQDGDPSMFSMMQVGFACLESGSIQSKNVTNIMLKNFLDSLICSMVFWICGYALAFGDGNWFLGLTWWASIGMPDAFWSQWFFQYTFASTASTILSGAVAERCSFVAYIAYSALMSGVIYPIAIHWAWTEQGWLYALGFKDFGGGMLVHGLAGSACLVASILIGPRIGRFDGGQDSEKFTTGHSSALIGIGGIIILVGFCGFNAGTLNHYSLPDDGEKIARIVRNTLMCGAVSALTVLFAGKLGVFGDRFWPFSLTVNGGIAGLVASCGGCDIYSALETVIVGFVTGFVYMAFRGVILFVQIDDPLDSSPIHMACGIWSVIAVPVVGNGGIFNHFSSQSQELLVQVEGVVAVFTWSLVCSIILFGTLKLFKLLRSTKEEEFLGMDITKHRQISYSINAPANNFNGKKHARAVFVRNIGYSFTDGNSNVKFYTTRICVVRYFVLMPQPQPQPQPQPAEPSSVMSTKMRRGAARRVASSPPLHQAPMANGNRQYQPRIRVGKMTLMYLDLQPAAE, from the exons ATGCCAATTCAACAAGATGGTGATCCTTCGATGTTTTCaa TGATGCAAGTTGGATTCGCCTGCCTGGAATCGGGTTCTATTCAATCGAAAAACGTCACGAATattatgctgaaaaatttcttaGATTCAT TGATCTGTTCGATGGTGTTCTGGATATGCGGATACGCGTTGGCGTTCGGTGATGGAAATTGGTTTTTGGGGCTGACTTGGTGGGCAAGTATCGGCATGCCGGATGCATTTTGGAGTCAGTGGTTCTTCCAATACACGTTCGCATCTACCGCCAGTACCATATTGTCTGGCGCGGTCGCTGAAAGATGTTCATTCGTCGCTTACATCGCTTACAGCGCTTTAATGTCTG GTGTCATTTACCCGATCGCAATTCACTGGGCATGGACCGAACAAGGATGGCTTTACGCGCTCGGTTTTAAAGATTTTGGCGGCGGAATGTTAGTTCACGGCTTAGCGGGAAGCGCGTGTTTAGTCGCCTCAATTCTAATCGGACCGAGAATAGGACGTTTCGATGGCGGCCAGGatagtgaaaaatttaccaccgGCCATTCGTCAGCG TTGATAGGAATTGGAGGAATAATAATACTGGTTGGATTTTGCGGATTCAATGCCGGAACGTTGAATCACTATTCTTTGCCGGATGACGGTGAAAAGATAGCGCGTATCGTTCGTAATACGCTCATGTGTGGCGCTGTTTCCGCTTTGACCGTGTTATTTGCTGGCAAATTGGGCGTCTTCGGAGATagattttggccattttcactGACCGTCAATGGCGGCATCGCCGGCCTC GTGGCTTCGTGCGGCGGATGCGATATATATTCGGCGTTGGAGACCGTTATCGTCGGTTTTGTTACCGGATTCGTTTATATGGCGTTTCGAGGCGTCATTTTATTCGTCCAAA TTGACGATCCGTTGGATTCCAGCCCGATCCACATGGCATGCGGAATATGGAGTGTTATAGCTGTTCCAGTGGTAGGAAATGGCGGCATCTTCAACCATTTCTCATCTCAATCGCAG GAATTATTGGTTCAAGTCGAAGGAGTAGTGGCTGTGTTTACTTGGTCGCTGGTGTGCAGCATCATTCTGTTCGGCACGCTGAAATTATTCAAGCTTTTACGCTCTACCAAGGAAGAGGAAttcttag GAATGGACATCACAAAACACAGACAAATTTCGTATTCGATAAATGCTCCAGCGAACAATTTTAATGGTAAGAAGCACGCGCGCGCCGTTTTCGTCAGAAATATAGGCTActc CTTCACAGACGGAAATTCAAATGTCAAATTCTACACGACGCGTATCTGTGTTGTGCGCTACTTCGTGTTGatgccgcagccgcagccgcagccgcagccgcagcctgCGGAACCTAGTTCAGTAATGTCCACCAAAatgcggcgcggcgcggcgcggcgagtTGCTTCTTCTCCACCTCTTCATCAAGCACCAATGGCAAATGGAAATCGGCAATATCAACCTAGAATCCGTGTTGGCAAGATGACAttaatgtacctagacctacagcCAGCAGCTGAGTAG
- the LOC135838160 gene encoding putative ammonium transporter 1 isoform X1 — protein sequence MPIQQDGDPSMFSTYVFRNGSDGGASAMHSALSEGAAVEAAAAAADRNATEILNHLANDVKSLSNHVIFTDQNLDDFFFIINGILVLLMQVGFACLESGSIQSKNVTNIMLKNFLDSLICSMVFWICGYALAFGDGNWFLGLTWWASIGMPDAFWSQWFFQYTFASTASTILSGAVAERCSFVAYIAYSALMSGVIYPIAIHWAWTEQGWLYALGFKDFGGGMLVHGLAGSACLVASILIGPRIGRFDGGQDSEKFTTGHSSALIGIGGIIILVGFCGFNAGTLNHYSLPDDGEKIARIVRNTLMCGAVSALTVLFAGKLGVFGDRFWPFSLTVNGGIAGLVASCGGCDIYSALETVIVGFVTGFVYMAFRGVILFVQIDDPLDSSPIHMACGIWSVIAVPVVGNGGIFNHFSSQSQELLVQVEGVVAVFTWSLVCSIILFGTLKLFKLLRSTKEEEFLGMDITKHRQISYSINAPANNFNGKKHARAVFVRNIGYSFTDGNSNVKFYTTRICVVRYFVLMPQPQPQPQPQPAEPSSVMSTKMRRGAARRVASSPPLHQAPMANGNRQYQPRIRVGKMTLMYLDLQPAAE from the exons ATGCCAATTCAACAAGATGGTGATCCTTCGATGTTTTCaa CGTACGTGTTTCGAAATGGAAGCGACGGAGGTGCGAGTGCGATGCATTCTGCTCTAAGTGAAGGCGCCGCCGTTGAAGCAGCGGCCGCGGCGGCTGATCGCAACGCcaccgaaattttgaatcatttagcTAACGATGTGAAATCTCTCAGTAATCACGTCATCTTTACCGATCAGaacttggatgatttttttttcatcatcaatggCATTCTCGTTCTAT TGATGCAAGTTGGATTCGCCTGCCTGGAATCGGGTTCTATTCAATCGAAAAACGTCACGAATattatgctgaaaaatttcttaGATTCAT TGATCTGTTCGATGGTGTTCTGGATATGCGGATACGCGTTGGCGTTCGGTGATGGAAATTGGTTTTTGGGGCTGACTTGGTGGGCAAGTATCGGCATGCCGGATGCATTTTGGAGTCAGTGGTTCTTCCAATACACGTTCGCATCTACCGCCAGTACCATATTGTCTGGCGCGGTCGCTGAAAGATGTTCATTCGTCGCTTACATCGCTTACAGCGCTTTAATGTCTG GTGTCATTTACCCGATCGCAATTCACTGGGCATGGACCGAACAAGGATGGCTTTACGCGCTCGGTTTTAAAGATTTTGGCGGCGGAATGTTAGTTCACGGCTTAGCGGGAAGCGCGTGTTTAGTCGCCTCAATTCTAATCGGACCGAGAATAGGACGTTTCGATGGCGGCCAGGatagtgaaaaatttaccaccgGCCATTCGTCAGCG TTGATAGGAATTGGAGGAATAATAATACTGGTTGGATTTTGCGGATTCAATGCCGGAACGTTGAATCACTATTCTTTGCCGGATGACGGTGAAAAGATAGCGCGTATCGTTCGTAATACGCTCATGTGTGGCGCTGTTTCCGCTTTGACCGTGTTATTTGCTGGCAAATTGGGCGTCTTCGGAGATagattttggccattttcactGACCGTCAATGGCGGCATCGCCGGCCTC GTGGCTTCGTGCGGCGGATGCGATATATATTCGGCGTTGGAGACCGTTATCGTCGGTTTTGTTACCGGATTCGTTTATATGGCGTTTCGAGGCGTCATTTTATTCGTCCAAA TTGACGATCCGTTGGATTCCAGCCCGATCCACATGGCATGCGGAATATGGAGTGTTATAGCTGTTCCAGTGGTAGGAAATGGCGGCATCTTCAACCATTTCTCATCTCAATCGCAG GAATTATTGGTTCAAGTCGAAGGAGTAGTGGCTGTGTTTACTTGGTCGCTGGTGTGCAGCATCATTCTGTTCGGCACGCTGAAATTATTCAAGCTTTTACGCTCTACCAAGGAAGAGGAAttcttag GAATGGACATCACAAAACACAGACAAATTTCGTATTCGATAAATGCTCCAGCGAACAATTTTAATGGTAAGAAGCACGCGCGCGCCGTTTTCGTCAGAAATATAGGCTActc CTTCACAGACGGAAATTCAAATGTCAAATTCTACACGACGCGTATCTGTGTTGTGCGCTACTTCGTGTTGatgccgcagccgcagccgcagccgcagccgcagcctgCGGAACCTAGTTCAGTAATGTCCACCAAAatgcggcgcggcgcggcgcggcgagtTGCTTCTTCTCCACCTCTTCATCAAGCACCAATGGCAAATGGAAATCGGCAATATCAACCTAGAATCCGTGTTGGCAAGATGACAttaatgtacctagacctacagcCAGCAGCTGAGTAG
- the LOC135838160 gene encoding putative ammonium transporter 1 isoform X5, which translates to MPIQQDGDPSMFSTYVFRNGSDGGASAMHSALSEGAAVEAAAAAADRNATEILNHLANDVKSLSNHVIFTDQNLDDFFFIINGILVLLMQVGFACLESGSIQSKNVTNIMLKNFLDSLICSMVFWICGYALAFGDGNWFLGLTWWASIGMPDAFWSQWFFQYTFASTASTILSGAVAERCSFVAYIAYSALMSGVIYPIAIHWAWTEQGWLYALGFKDFGGGMLVHGLAGSACLVASILIGPRIGRFDGGQDSEKFTTGHSSALIGIGGIIILVGFCGFNAGTLNHYSLPDDGEKIARIVRNTLMCGAVSALTVLFAGKLGVFGDRFWPFSLTVNGGIAGLVASCGGCDIYSALETVIVGFVTGFVYMAFRGVILFVQIDDPLDSSPIHMACGIWSVIAVPVVGNGGIFNHFSSQSQELLVQVEGVVAVFTWSLVCSIILFGTLKLFKLLRSTKEEEFLGMDITKHRQISYSINAPANNFNASQTEIQMSNSTRRVSVLCATSC; encoded by the exons ATGCCAATTCAACAAGATGGTGATCCTTCGATGTTTTCaa CGTACGTGTTTCGAAATGGAAGCGACGGAGGTGCGAGTGCGATGCATTCTGCTCTAAGTGAAGGCGCCGCCGTTGAAGCAGCGGCCGCGGCGGCTGATCGCAACGCcaccgaaattttgaatcatttagcTAACGATGTGAAATCTCTCAGTAATCACGTCATCTTTACCGATCAGaacttggatgatttttttttcatcatcaatggCATTCTCGTTCTAT TGATGCAAGTTGGATTCGCCTGCCTGGAATCGGGTTCTATTCAATCGAAAAACGTCACGAATattatgctgaaaaatttcttaGATTCAT TGATCTGTTCGATGGTGTTCTGGATATGCGGATACGCGTTGGCGTTCGGTGATGGAAATTGGTTTTTGGGGCTGACTTGGTGGGCAAGTATCGGCATGCCGGATGCATTTTGGAGTCAGTGGTTCTTCCAATACACGTTCGCATCTACCGCCAGTACCATATTGTCTGGCGCGGTCGCTGAAAGATGTTCATTCGTCGCTTACATCGCTTACAGCGCTTTAATGTCTG GTGTCATTTACCCGATCGCAATTCACTGGGCATGGACCGAACAAGGATGGCTTTACGCGCTCGGTTTTAAAGATTTTGGCGGCGGAATGTTAGTTCACGGCTTAGCGGGAAGCGCGTGTTTAGTCGCCTCAATTCTAATCGGACCGAGAATAGGACGTTTCGATGGCGGCCAGGatagtgaaaaatttaccaccgGCCATTCGTCAGCG TTGATAGGAATTGGAGGAATAATAATACTGGTTGGATTTTGCGGATTCAATGCCGGAACGTTGAATCACTATTCTTTGCCGGATGACGGTGAAAAGATAGCGCGTATCGTTCGTAATACGCTCATGTGTGGCGCTGTTTCCGCTTTGACCGTGTTATTTGCTGGCAAATTGGGCGTCTTCGGAGATagattttggccattttcactGACCGTCAATGGCGGCATCGCCGGCCTC GTGGCTTCGTGCGGCGGATGCGATATATATTCGGCGTTGGAGACCGTTATCGTCGGTTTTGTTACCGGATTCGTTTATATGGCGTTTCGAGGCGTCATTTTATTCGTCCAAA TTGACGATCCGTTGGATTCCAGCCCGATCCACATGGCATGCGGAATATGGAGTGTTATAGCTGTTCCAGTGGTAGGAAATGGCGGCATCTTCAACCATTTCTCATCTCAATCGCAG GAATTATTGGTTCAAGTCGAAGGAGTAGTGGCTGTGTTTACTTGGTCGCTGGTGTGCAGCATCATTCTGTTCGGCACGCTGAAATTATTCAAGCTTTTACGCTCTACCAAGGAAGAGGAAttcttag GAATGGACATCACAAAACACAGACAAATTTCGTATTCGATAAATGCTCCAGCGAACAATTTTAATG CTTCACAGACGGAAATTCAAATGTCAAATTCTACACGACGCGTATCTGTGTTGTGCGCTACTTCGTGTTGa
- the LOC135838167 gene encoding superkiller complex protein 8 — protein MFSLMNSVKDAHTDTIWSCAWGQVRTKRLVAVSKQNNTIDKDAANNSDSNSNSKNNDNIVDDDTAAAAAGAEKQATAEKEEDDAVVAAVGDDEAREDDQVTEIIVTGSVDDLVKVWKVEADRLELSKTLVGHSLGVVSVALNSDCTVCASSSLDSVLILWDLKAGSKIKTVMVGPVELWTIAFSPDDNYIISGSHSGKINVFGVESTKLEQTFDTRGKFTLSIAYSPDGKYIASGALDGIINIFDVQNAKLTHTLEGHAMPIRSLCFSPDSKYLLTASDDGHMKVYAVQHAEVVGTLSGHASWVLSVAFSPDSKYFVSGSADNTVKVWQISDLTCVHTFKEHADQVWCVKYNKDGSKIVSVSEDKSVNIYSCPFS, from the coding sequence ATGTTTTCGTTGATGAATAGCGTGAAAGATGCGCATACGGATACAATATGGAGTTGCGCTTGGGGTCAAGTGAGAACTAAGCGTTTGGTGGCCGTTAGCAAGCAGAACAATACGATCGACAAAGATGCCGCCAACAACAGCgacagcaacagcaacagcaagAACAACGACAACATCGTCGACGACgacaccgccgccgccgccgccggcGCAGAGAAACAAGCGACAGCGGAGAAAGAAGAAGATGACGCGGTTGTGGCTGCGGTTGGTGACGACGAAGCGCGAGAAGACGACCAAGTGACCGAAATCATCGTTACAGGATCGGTAGACGATTTGGTTAAAGTGTGGAAGGTGGAAGCGGACAGGTTGGAACTGTCGAAAACGCTGGTTGGCCACTCGTTGGGCGTCGTGTCTGTGGCTTTGAATTCCGACTGCACGGTGTGCGCTTCCAGTTCGTTGGATTCGGTATTAATTTTGTGGGATTTGAAAGCCGGCAGCAAAATAAAAACCGTCATGGTAGGCCCGGTCGAGCTTTGGACGATCGCATTTTCGCCGGACGACAATTACATAATATCGGGCAGCCATTCCGGTAAAATAAACGTGTTCGGCGTCGAAAGTACCAAGCTGGAGCAGACGTTCGATACGCGAGGCAAATTCACCCTGAGCATAGCGTACAGTCCGGATGGCAAGTACATCGCGTCCGGAGCGTTGGACGGTATCATAAACATTTTCGACGTTCAAAATGCCAAGCTAACCCACACGCTAGAGGGACACGCTATGCCCATCAGATCGCTGTGCTTTTCTCCCGATTCCAAGTACTTGTTGACCGCGTCCGACGACGGTCACATGAAAGTGTACGCCGTTCAACACGCCGAAGTGGTCGGCACGCTGTCCGGTCACGCGTCCTGGGTGTTGAGCGTGGCCTTTTCGCCAGACTCGAAATACTTCGTCTCCGGCAGCGCCGATAACACCGTCAAAGTGTGGCAAATCAGCGATCTTACCTGCGTACACACCTTCAAGGAACACGCCGATCAGGTGTGGTGCGTTAAATACAACAAGGACGGATCCAAGATTGTTTCAGTGTCCGAAGATAAATCCGTAAATATTTACTCTTGTCCGTTTTCGTAA